A single region of the Alosa alosa isolate M-15738 ecotype Scorff River chromosome 6, AALO_Geno_1.1, whole genome shotgun sequence genome encodes:
- the pheta2 gene encoding sesquipedalian-1: MKIHEKLLTHYLSCPSPVDKEGYLFKKRERNTSYQRRWFVLKGNLLFYQERPADRHLLGVIILEGCTVQPSLPESQHCFSLVFTGLGLRTYRLAAEDCLSQESWVHALHSASHTCLSLLVKELGRLYEEAKRASGESTQSPALTGKGLNQSMATYNPGSLYYLQGKGPAMRDAWAYARSQTLPAPQVTVKTTSKRSPKLWPKRNALVTPLNGPAPTYGEWPLVGSDTLEDFSKLHEHYGKEVRQLRADWLRKKREEAGHIEEDLIDLG, from the exons ATGAAGATCCATGAGAAACTTTTAACTCATTACCTGTCCTGCCCTTCACCTGTCGATAAAGAGGGATATCTCTTTAAAAAG AGAGAGCGAAACACCTCGTACCAGAGACGCTGGTTTGTTTTAAAAGGAAACCTACTCTTCTACCAGGAACGGCCAGCGGATCGTCACTTGCTGGGGGTCATCATTTTGGAGGGCTGCACTGTGCAGCCCAGTCTACCGGAAAGCCAGCACTGTTTCTCGCTGGTGTTCACAGGCCTCGGACTGAGGACCTACAGGCTTGCAGCTGAAGATTGCCTGAGCCAGGAGAGTTGGGTCCATGCCCTTCACTCTGCCAGCCACACCTGTCTGTCACTGCTGGTGAAGGAGCTGGGCAGGCTGTATGAAG AGGCTAAAAGAGCCTCTGGTGAATCCACTCAGTCCCCTGCTTTGACAGGGAAAGGACTCAACCAATCGATGGCCACATATAATCCAGGGTCCTTGTACTACCTGCAGGGCAAAGGACCAGCCATGAGAGATGCATGGGCTTATGCTCGCAGCCAGACTCTTCCAGCCCCTCAGGTTACCGTCAAAACCACCAGTAAGAGATCCCCCAAACTCTGGCCCAAAAGAAACGCACTTGTCACACCCTTAAATGGTCCTGCACCAACCTATGGGGAGTGGCCTTTGGTGGGCTCAGATACATTAGAGGATTTCAGCAAACTACACGAGCACTATGGCAAAGAGGTGAGGCAGCTGAGAGCTGATTGGCTGAGAAAGAAACGTGAGGAGGCAGGACACATTGAGGAGGACCTGATTGATCTTGGATAA
- the mylpfa gene encoding myosin regulatory light chain 2, skeletal muscle has protein sequence MAPKKAKRRTGGEGSNVFSMFDQKKIQEYKEAFTILDQNKDGIIGKEDLKDCMSGLGNVNIKESEFDSMIKEAPGPINFTCFLQMFGERVRGSDPEDVIVTAFKVLDPEGTGTVKKEFLEELLTTMCDRFNQDEIKNMWSAFPPDVAGNIDYKNICYVITHGEGKEEGE, from the exons ATG GCACCCAAGAAGGccaagaggaggacaggaggagagggttCCAACGTGTTCTCCATGTTTGACCAGAAAAAGATTCAGGAGTACAAAGAG GCTTTCACAATCCTTGACCAGAACAAAGATGGTATCATCGGCAAGGAGGACCTTAAAGATTGCATGTCTGGACTTG GAAACGTGAACATTAAGGAGAGTGAATTTGACTCCATGATCAAGGAGGCCCCCGGTCCAATCAACTTCACCTGCTTCTTGCAGATGTTCGGCGAGAGGGTGAGGG GTTCTGACCCCGAGGACGTCATCGTGACTGCCTTCAAGGTGCTGGACCCCGAGGGCACTGGCACCGTCAAGAAGGAATT CCTTGAGGAGCTTCTGACCACTATGTGCGATAGGTTCAACCAGGATGAG ATAAAGAACATGTGGTCCGCCTTCCCCCCAGATGTGGCTGGCAACATTGACTACAAGAACATCTGCTACGTCATCACTCACGGTGAAGGGAAGGAGGAAGGAGAATAA